The DNA region TGCTGGTCCTACAACATATTTCTCCTCCAATACATCAGCCTTAAGACATTGACCCAtcacctctcctccttccctctcctcttctcctctcccccctctcctaacAACACAACCCTGGTCCTACTACATATCTCCCTTCCAGCCCTTCAGCCTTAAGACATTGACCCTTCACCTCACCtgtaatagaatgaatagaatgaaGACGTTGTAGAATTCGACAGTCATTCCTGTTCTATTTCAACGTTCCGTGCTGGCTGGACCGGACCGGCAGCCTTACAAGGTGTGATGTTAGGAATATCTATTTTATTGATGCATATTAGAAGCCTGGATAATACAAGTTACATTACGTTTTCTTCGATAGGTCCATTATGTAGTTTGGTGTATGACTGGACTCATTTCAGATAGAAAGTCacgttatagatctgtcattcccATGGGAAGTGAGTCAATAAGTTGTAGATCTATTCTATTCTATGTGCACTATGGTCTCTCTAACCTTACtctttgacatttttggttaTTGGAAATATACattacagtggtttagatggtacagtgattCTCTACATGTTACATTGATTGTTGTGTCACATCAACTGAAATCAGGAGGATATTTAAGAATATTAGAAACCAACCAACTTCCTACAAACTtctgctaacattagccaccgcTACCCGAGAATGATTGGGAGTGGTGGGGCAGGCTGTGCCTGTACTCCTCTCCCTGTCTTGCATTTTCAACGGTCTGAAGGGTGCTGGAAATTATTATCTTGTTAATGCAAAGACCAGGAAACTCTGGAAAAAAATACAAGTCGATTCTTTAAATTCATTGTAAAATAAGGTTACAAACAGCAAcactgtaacacagtaacatatGTTCTCAATTACATGGGTAGCATTACAAATCACAACTTCCTAtctttatagtgccctacttttgaccaaagtcatatgggccctggtcaaaagtagggcacaaTATCATAGGCGAttgggagccatttgggacagccTTGGTGGGTCCCTAAGGGGTGTAGTGGCCCATCTCTGATACAGTGATTTGGGGTGAATAAAGCTCATCATTagctaacagacagacagcagggttgGCACTTAATTCAAATAGAACACAGTTCattcaaatgaattaaaaattcCAGAGTTAGCTGGTGACATCACAATGATGACAAGAGGTTTTCCTGCTCATTATTTATCTCCTTCTGAAATGTCATTGTGTTTCCAAGACATTGTAATGCACTTCAGACTACATCTTCATCAGCTTCAATTAGGTAGAATTAAGTATCTTCATAACCATATTGTGACCCAATATGCAGCACATGAATGTGTTACAAAAGTTCAATACCTTCTctttgaattgaccccaaccctgtcaaacaaatagatagacaggtccagcagGTTTTGGGCTGGACAGAAAGTATGTGGAGGGTTGAAGGATGAGAGATTGAGAAAAATAGAGGGAGGGGTCTGACTGGACGGGTCCTTAAAtaggagttgagggagaggtagaactcaactcacaggcaggacagagagagagagagacccagtgaAGACCTTTGAAGATCTCTGAAGAAGTGAAGCTACAACTGAAGACTTCAGAAGGTGAGATTTCAACATCTGTTCATCTAATACTGTACCTGGCTGCGTCCCAACTGACctcctattccctttgtagtgagCTACTTTAGACAAGGGTCCATATTATCTTTGTGGCCCTGAGCTATTCTCTATTTAGTTCactgtgggccctggtccaaagtagtgcactacataggggataagaagccatttgggaagcatccaTGTTCCTGTGTGCAAGGAGAATCTATTGTAAGTGGTTGAAGAGATGATACCTGGGATCACCAGGACCGAGTTGGGAAAATGCTGCCTTAGCAGTTGCATAAGTTTTGTAGCTTACACAGGGTTTCCTTAAcctctctgtcacggatccctccggtaCTGTTGCTCTTTCCGTGCACCGGCTTCGGAGGCCAACGTCACCGGCCTCTAGGAACTGAACTGTGTCATTACCCACACCTGGTCCACATATTCTCCCCTGAATAGTAATTGTATGTTTGTGCCCTTTGTTCTCAATTGGGCTGTCGAtttattgttccaatgtccgtcggttgtgtgagtacctgtgccttgttgtgttggctttcgTGCCACTTGTATTGTGCatagatgattacgggtctcgtcccgtgttgtATCATTGTGCGCTTCTGTTTTCgggtctcctcctgtgtatttattcgaggtactcctcgctcttttgaaTGGGTTTcagccctgtgttttgtatatgtgatttatgctgcagtagtttatgtgtcggggggctagtggttagagtgttggactagtaactgaaaggttgcaagatcgaatccccgagctgacaaggtacaaatctgtcgttcctAGACCCATTAAAATCTCACCACTACCTCAGTACTGGGTTTAGAAAATTTCTGCTTTGGCAGTTGCTTAAGTTTTGCACCTTACAGTTGGTTTCCTTaacctctcctctagtacccacAGCCATTCCAGATTTAAAATGCTCAACTAATcttacactctttctctctcaggagACGATCACCATGGCGATATTCACCATCATTCTGCTTGTCAGCACAGCTTTTGCTCTGGGAGGTAAGCGTGACATACCTCACACTTACTCACCTACAttttaataaaaacatttgttGGTGTTGCTCTGTCCTACTTCACACATGTAGGTATTAATACGCAGGTGTGATTTGGAAATGTGTTTCTATTCATAACCGGTTCTCCATGGGACACCCTCTGAGAGGTCAGCCATTATCAACCTTGACACTGGAGAAATGAAGGTTGTGCCTTGCTGAAGGGCACATAGACGGATATATCAACTAGTCAGCTCACTGATTTGAACtactggcccaactctcaaacagcaggctacctgccactcctcTAGTTCCAGAGATGTATATTGGTGTCTAGATGCGGGTCTGAGGTATTCTGATATGAATGGTTTGTTTGATTATATTGTCTAGCAACtaacaggaaataacactgatacaATTTCCagtcttagtttcatcagctctTCTACAAAACTGGAATTTGACTCTACAGGCCTTTTAAACAAGTAGCAGAACTTCAATATTTAGACAGGAAGTACCTAGGTTGCatctgaaatggaaccctattccgtATAAACTACTTCTGAATAGGGCCCATAGTGGACGCACTCCAAGATTCCAGAATGTATGTCCAGAAATGTATATTGTCCTGCAATGTTATGTCCACATTACAATGTATGTTCCCTGTAACCAGATGCTACGATACGACCCAAGACCCCTTGTGAGCGTGCTAGAGATGCCGCGCTAAATGGCCCAATTGGAGCCTTCATACCCACGTGTGACGCCGCTGGACAATACACCCCTGAGCAATGTTCAGGCTCTACAggttaacacgcacacacatacaagccCACAGTAAATTATCCAATTCAGTTGAATGTGACAAATTCAATGTGTTACagtaaaatgtgtaaatattatATATTTAACATGTCCATTTCTGGTAGGTTACTGTTGGTGTGTGAACAGTTCTGGACAGAAGATCCCGGGTACTGAGACTCCTCCAGGCACTCCTAGAATCAACTGTATCACCCAGAGTAagtgaggccctgtggtctcatccaacaccatcaccactttAAACTCCAACACATCACTACTCTTGCTTCCTACCTTGGATCTCTTTATGCTTTCTTTACAAGACGCTCCACTGAtttctgtatcatgatctctcttcttcctgtctttctgtatcatgatctctcttcttcctgtgtctttctgtatcacgatctctcttcttcctgtgtctttctgtatcatgatctctcttcttcctgtgtctttctgtatcatgatctctcttcttcctgtgtctttctgtatcacgatctctcttcttcctgtgtctttctgtactatgatctctcttcttcctgtctttcagtatcatgatctctcttcttcctgtgttttTCCACTACCGACCATTCAGGTCATTAACCCTCATCCTCCCGCTACATTCCATCAGAACTGACAGCcatattgttctcattccagcacagctgttgcttcaaCAACTCTTTCTTAATTTCCTGCATTTTTCCTGCACTACTCGCCGCCATTTCGGACCTCCAACTCTCCGTGCAGGGTTCCAGAGGGAGGGTTCTGACTGGACGGGTCCTtaaaaaggagaggagggagaggtagaattTAATTCacaggcaggacagagagagaaagagacagacccaGTGAAGACCTTTGAAGATCTCTGAAGGAGTGAAGCAACAACTGAAGATTTCAGAAATGTACATCTGAAATGGCTTCCTATTCAGTATAGGGCACTgcttctgaccagggccaataggggaacagggtcccatataggatgcagtctcctgccatggccaataggggaacagggtcccatataggatgcagtctcctgaccagggcccaaaggggaacagggtcccatataggatgcagtctcctgaccagggccaataggggaacagggtccctaaTAGGATgctgtctcctgaccagggcccaaaggggaacagggtccctaaTAGGATgctgtctcctgaccagggcccaaaggggaacagggtccctaaTAGGATgctgtctcctgaccagggcccaaaggggaacagggtcccatagaGGATgctgtctcctgaccagggcccaaaggggaacagggtcccatataggatgcagtctcctgaccagggtccaaaggggaacagggtcccatataggatgcagtctcctgaccagggcccaaaggggaacagggtcccatatagaatacagtctcctgaccagggcccaaaagggaacagggtcccatagaggatgcagtctcctgaccagggcccaaaaggGAACAGGGTCcaatataggatgcagtctcctgaccagggcccaaaggggaacagggtcccatataggatgcagtctcctgaccagggcccaaaggggaacagggtcccatataggatgcagtctcctgaccagggcccaataggggaacagggtcccatttAGAATGCAGTCCATGATTCCAGAATGTATATCCGTcattgttatgttatgttatgtccaCATTACAATGTATGTTCCCTGTAACCAGATGCTACGATACGACCCAAGACCCCTTGTGAGCGTGCTAGAGATGCCGCGCTAAATGGCCCAATTGGAGCCTTCATCCCCACGTGTGACGCCGCTGGACAATACACCTCTGTTCAATGTTCAGGCTCTACAggttaacacgcacacacatacaagccCACAGTAAATTATCCAATTCAGTTGAATGTGACAAATTCAATGTGTTACagtaaaatgtgtaaatattatATATTTAACAGGTTATTAACATGTCCATTTCTGGTAGGTTACTGTTGGTGTGTGAACAGTTCTGGACAGAAGATCCCGGGTACTGAGACTCCACCAGGCACTCCTAGAATCAACTGTATCACCCAGAGTAagtgaggccctgtggtctcatccaacaccatcaccactttAACCTCCAACACATCACTACTCTTGCTTCCTACCTTGGATCTCTTTATGCTTTCTTTACAAGACGCTCCACTGAtttctgtatcatgatctctcttcttcctgtctttctgtatcatgatctctcttcttcctgtgtctttctgtatcacgatctctcttcttcctgtgtctttctgtatcatgatctctcttcttcctgtgtctttctgtatcatgatctctcttcttcctgtgtctttctgtatcacgatctctcttcttcctgtgtctttctgtactatgatctctcttcttcctgtctttcagtatcatgatctctcttcttcctgtgttttTCCACTACCGACCATTCAGGTCATTAACCCTCATCCTCCCGCTACATTCCATCAGAACTGACAGCcatattgttctcattccagcacagctgttgcttcaaCAACTCTTTCTTAATTTCCTGCATTTTTCCTGCACTACTCGCCGCCATTTCGGACCTCCAACTCTCCGTGCAGGGTTCCAGAGGGAGGGTTCTGACTGGACGGGTCCTtaaaaaggagaggagggagaggtagaattTAATTCacaggcaggacagagagagaaagagacagacccaGTGAAGACCTTTGAAGATCTCTGAAGGAGTGAAGCAACAACTGAAGATTTCAGAAATGTACATCTGAAATGGCTTCCTATTCAGTATAGGGCACTgcttctgaccagggccaataggggaacagggtcccatataggatgcagtctcctgccatggccaataggggaacagggtcccatataggatgcagtctcctgaccagggcccaaaggggaacagggtcccatataggatgcagtctcctgaccagggccaataggggaacagggtccctaaTAGGATgctgtctcctgaccagggcccaaaggggaacagggtccctaaTAGGATgctgtctcctgaccagggcccaaaggggaacagggtccctaaTAGGATgctgtctcctgaccagggccaaaaggggaacagggtcccatataggatgcagtatcctgaccagggcccaaaggggaacagggtcccatataggatgcagtctcctgaccagggtccaaaggggaacagggtcccatataggatgcagtctcctgaccagggcccaaaggggaacagggtcccatttAGGAtacagtctcctgaccagggcccaaaagggaacagggtcccatagaggatgcagtctcctgaccagggcccaaaaggGAACAGGGTCcaatataggatgcagtctcctgaccagggcccaaaggggaacagggtcccatataggatgcagtctcctgaccagggcccaaaggggaacagggtcccatagaggatgcagtctcctgaccagggcccaaaggggaacagggtcccatataggatgcagtctcctgaccagggtccaaaggggaacagggtcccatataggatgcagtctcctgaccagggcccaaaggggaacagggtcccatatagaatacagtctcctgaccagggcccaaaaggGAACAGGGTCcaatataggatgcagtctcctgaccagggcccaaaggggaacagggtcccatataggatgcagtctcctgaccagggcccaaaggggaacagggtcccatataggatgcagtctcctgaccagggcccaataggggaacagggtcccatatagaatGCAGTCCATGATTCCAGAATGTATATCCGTcattgttatgttatgttatgtccaCATTACAATGTATGTTCCCTGTAACCAGATGCTACGATACGACCCAAGACCCCTTGTGAGCGTGCTAGAGATGCCGCGCTAAATGGCCCAATTGGAGCCTTCATCCCCACGTGTGACGCCGCTGGACAATACACCCCTGAGCAATGTTCAGGCTCTACAggttaacacgcacacacatacaagccCACAGTAAATTATCCAATTCAGTTGAACGTGACAAATTCAATGTGTTACagtaaaatgtgtaaatattgttTATGTAACAGGTTATTAACATGTATTTTTCTGGTAGGTTACTGTTGGTGTGTCACCAGAACAGGACAGAAGATCCCGGGTACTGAGACTCCACCAGGCACTGCTACCAACTGCTACCATCTAGCCATTTGTCCACCaatgtatatacacacaaaaacacacacactctcactcattcACTAAATGTTATTTCTTTGCAGCTGGTTCTGGATGTTGTCAATGTTTATGTTGTGTCTGTAATTGTAGATGTGGACCGAGATGAAAGGAGTTGGAACGAAGACGTTGAAGACTTTGACAGTTGTCTTTACTGTACTACAGGACCTGATTCACATTCTATACAAATAAATGAAGAAATCCAGAGATTAAACTGTTGATTTACTTTCTTTCTTGTTGGTGTGATATGCTGAACAATGTATCTGAACCAGTTCATTTCTGGGAAATGGAGGAAGGAGTAGGACTGTTAtggtgactgtattaccaccacaccggcagtTACAGGACATGAAGGCAGTTAAATTCCACGTGACCATgtagtaattaggcttctccaagctctgatgctggtgatggtcattagtagtctaCCACACTtgttaactgcctggtactcagcactctattgtccctctaatcattcTGACATCAACTCTGATTGGTGGAAATCAGAAAGATTGACAGCTGAGAAGGGGGTTGTGGGGTTTAGTCACGTGCACAGGCAAGGCCTTCCTAATGCCTGTGGATCTTGGGTCCATGATATGGGgcatcagcctactcagtgacacccac from Salvelinus namaycush isolate Seneca unplaced genomic scaffold, SaNama_1.0 Scaffold1178, whole genome shotgun sequence includes:
- the LOC120036003 gene encoding equistatin-like, with amino-acid sequence MAIFTIILLVSTAFALGDATIRPKTPCERARDAALNGPIGAFIPTCDAAGQYTPEQCSGSTGYCWCVNSSGQKIPGTETPPGTPRINCITQNATIRPKTPCERARDAALNGPIGAFIPTCDAAGQYTSVQCSGSTGYCWCVNSSGQKIPGTETPPGTPRINCITQNATIRPKTPCERARDAALNGPIGAFIPTCDAAGQYTPEQCSGSTGYCWCVTRTGQKIPGTETPPGTATNCYHLAICPP